One window of the Desulfitobacterium chlororespirans DSM 11544 genome contains the following:
- the ilvE gene encoding branched-chain-amino-acid transaminase, translating to MEKLIYLNGEFVTKAEAKISVFDHGFLYGDGIFEGIRAYHGRIFRCKEHLDRLYESAKTIMLNIGITKEEMEEVLCSTLRKNNLDNAYIRLVVSRGVGDLGLDPNNCVGASIICIADQIRIYPQEMYEQGLDVKTVAVRRTNPDSLSPRVKSLNYLNNIMAKIESIQAGVVEAIMLTQEGYVVEGTADNIFILRRGALLTPPLSSGCLEGITRNAVIELAKKRGLEVREELFNRHDVYNAEECFLTGTAAELIPVVKADGRVIADGQPGEIFKELLKDFRDLTLVDGVPINKA from the coding sequence ATGGAAAAGTTAATTTATCTTAATGGTGAATTTGTAACCAAAGCGGAGGCCAAAATTTCGGTATTTGATCATGGTTTTTTATATGGAGATGGAATTTTCGAGGGTATTCGGGCGTATCATGGCCGCATATTTAGATGTAAAGAGCATCTTGACCGTTTATATGAATCGGCTAAGACCATCATGCTGAATATCGGCATTACCAAAGAGGAGATGGAAGAAGTCCTGTGCAGCACCCTGCGCAAGAATAATCTGGATAACGCCTATATCCGTCTGGTTGTGAGCCGGGGCGTGGGGGACTTGGGACTGGACCCCAATAACTGTGTCGGCGCCAGCATTATCTGTATAGCCGACCAAATTAGAATCTACCCCCAGGAAATGTATGAGCAGGGATTGGATGTCAAAACCGTGGCCGTACGCCGGACCAACCCGGATTCTCTTAGCCCCCGGGTGAAATCCTTGAATTATCTCAATAATATTATGGCCAAAATCGAATCCATTCAAGCCGGTGTAGTGGAAGCGATTATGCTGACTCAAGAAGGCTATGTTGTGGAAGGCACCGCCGATAACATTTTCATCCTCCGCCGGGGAGCCTTGCTCACCCCCCCTCTGTCATCGGGATGTTTAGAGGGTATTACCCGCAACGCCGTCATCGAACTGGCCAAAAAGAGGGGGCTCGAAGTTCGGGAAGAGCTGTTTAACCGCCATGATGTCTATAACGCAGAGGAATGCTTTTTAACAGGTACGGCAGCCGAATTAATTCCTGTGGTTAAAGCCGACGGCCGCGTCATCGCCGACGGCCAGCCTGGTGAAATTTTTAAAGAGCTTCTGAAGGATTTCCGGGATTTGACCTTAGTGGACGGGGTGCCGATTAATAAAGCATAA
- a CDS encoding homoserine dehydrogenase — protein MQIVKIGLLGLGTVGSGVIQILEQNANDIQNRSQSQIKVSKVLVRNLKAPRSIAGDFTLTDQAADVLSDPDISIVVEVMGGIEPAKTYILEAFKQGKNVVTANKDLLALHGQELLDAAKEAGKDLYFEASVAGGIPIIAALKQSLAGNRISEVLGIINGTTNYILTAMTEQGRDYQEVLTEAQELGYAEADPTADVDGLDAARKLAILASIAFNSRVTVNDVYVEGIAKITSEDIAYARELNSTIKLLAVAKAQADGIEVRVHPAFVPDSHPLAAVSGVFNAIYVVGDAVGETMFYGRGAGSLPTGSAVVSDIIQVVRNINADSTANINCTCYNELAIKSEQDFKSAFYIRLRVKDEPRVLATLALLFAEAGVSFASIIQKQKKRQEAEIVLVTHPTQESCLREALDSVRAYSKVLSIHNVIRFESGEHYD, from the coding sequence ATGCAGATCGTTAAGATTGGACTGCTGGGTCTCGGAACCGTCGGCAGTGGCGTAATTCAGATCCTTGAGCAAAATGCTAACGATATACAGAACCGTTCCCAAAGTCAGATTAAAGTCTCCAAGGTCCTGGTGCGGAACCTTAAGGCTCCCCGCTCAATCGCAGGGGATTTTACCCTGACCGATCAGGCCGCCGATGTTCTCTCCGACCCCGACATCAGTATTGTCGTCGAAGTGATGGGCGGCATCGAACCGGCCAAAACCTATATATTAGAAGCTTTTAAACAAGGAAAGAATGTGGTGACCGCCAATAAGGATCTTTTGGCCCTGCATGGACAAGAGCTTTTGGATGCGGCTAAAGAAGCGGGCAAAGACCTTTATTTTGAAGCCAGTGTAGCCGGCGGCATTCCTATTATCGCCGCCCTGAAGCAGTCTCTGGCCGGAAATAGAATCTCTGAGGTCCTGGGGATTATTAACGGTACCACCAACTATATTCTGACTGCTATGACCGAGCAGGGCCGGGACTATCAGGAAGTCCTGACGGAAGCTCAAGAGTTAGGTTATGCGGAAGCCGACCCCACCGCAGATGTGGACGGCCTGGATGCCGCCCGCAAACTGGCCATCCTCGCTTCTATCGCCTTCAACTCCCGGGTCACCGTAAACGATGTCTATGTGGAAGGAATTGCTAAGATTACCTCTGAAGACATCGCCTATGCCCGTGAGCTCAATTCCACCATCAAACTTCTGGCTGTGGCTAAAGCTCAGGCCGACGGCATCGAGGTTCGTGTCCATCCTGCCTTTGTCCCCGACAGCCACCCCCTGGCTGCCGTCAGCGGGGTTTTTAATGCCATCTATGTGGTGGGAGACGCCGTTGGCGAAACCATGTTCTATGGCCGGGGTGCCGGTTCACTTCCCACCGGAAGTGCCGTTGTCTCCGATATCATTCAAGTGGTCCGGAATATCAATGCGGATTCTACGGCTAACATTAATTGCACCTGTTACAATGAATTAGCCATCAAAAGCGAACAGGATTTCAAAAGCGCTTTCTATATCCGACTGCGGGTCAAGGATGAACCCCGGGTGCTGGCTACCTTAGCCCTCCTTTTCGCCGAGGCCGGAGTGAGCTTTGCTTCCATCATTCAAAAACAGAAAAAACGCCAGGAAGCGGAAATTGTTCTGGTCACCCACCCCACTCAGGAATCCTGCTTGCGTGAAGCTCTGGATTCGGTCCGGGCCTACAGCAAAGTGCTCTCCATCCACAATGTAATCCGTTTTGAATCCGGCGAGCATTATGATTAA
- a CDS encoding helix-turn-helix domain-containing protein: MPILVNLDVMMAKRKISLAELAERVDITQANLSILKNNKAKAIRFSTLEAICRELNCQPADLLEYYEENNSEAN; the protein is encoded by the coding sequence ATGCCTATTTTAGTCAATCTTGATGTGATGATGGCCAAACGCAAAATTTCCCTTGCTGAATTGGCGGAAAGAGTGGATATCACCCAGGCCAATCTCTCCATCCTCAAAAACAATAAAGCCAAAGCCATCCGTTTTTCAACCCTTGAAGCTATCTGCCGGGAATTAAACTGCCAGCCTGCCGATCTGCTGGAATATTATGAAGAGAATAACAGTGAAGCCAATTAG
- the ilvD gene encoding dihydroxy-acid dehydratase → MNSNTIKTGIDRAPHRSLLKALGLTDRELSKPFIGVVNSFTELVPGHMHLRQVTEAVKAGIRANGGTPFEFSTIAVCDGIAMGHEGMHYSLASREIVADAIEVMAKGHQLDALVLIPSCDKVVPGMLMAAMRLNLPAIVVSGGPMLPGRFEGNTVTLSTIFEGVGQVHAGKKDEAWLHELEAKACPTCGSCAGMFTANSMNCLTEALGLALPGNGTIPAVYSERLALAKETGHQVMELYRQDLRPRDIVTQSTLKNGVAVDMALGCSTNTILHLPAIANEGDIDWDLGKVNEVSEKTPQICKLAPASETPLAALHEAGGVSAVLKQLLDAGLIDGSTMTVSGVTMAERLKDAQVVDPEIIRPQSNPFSQRGGLRILFGNLAPEGAVIKQGALSSQDFVFEGSAKVFNGEVPAAEAIRNLEIKAGDVVVIRYEGPKGGPGMREMLGPTATLAGMGLDSDVALLTDGRFSGASRGLSIGHVSPEAALGGDIALLKDGDKIRIDIGQGRLEWVVSEEEREQRRQEFAAMAVKPDHLKPELRQGYLGRYAYFVQSASKGAALRRVKE, encoded by the coding sequence ATGAACAGCAATACCATAAAAACAGGAATTGACCGGGCGCCCCATCGTTCCCTTTTAAAAGCTTTGGGACTGACGGATCGTGAGCTCAGCAAACCTTTTATCGGTGTGGTCAATTCTTTTACCGAGCTGGTGCCCGGTCATATGCATCTTAGACAAGTCACAGAAGCCGTGAAAGCAGGGATCAGGGCAAACGGTGGAACCCCTTTTGAGTTTTCTACCATAGCGGTCTGTGACGGAATTGCCATGGGTCATGAGGGGATGCATTATTCTTTAGCTAGCCGTGAAATCGTGGCCGATGCCATTGAGGTCATGGCCAAGGGCCATCAGCTGGATGCCTTGGTCTTAATCCCCAGCTGTGACAAGGTGGTTCCCGGGATGTTGATGGCTGCCATGCGCTTAAATCTCCCGGCCATTGTGGTCAGCGGCGGTCCCATGCTGCCCGGCCGGTTTGAAGGCAACACCGTAACCCTGAGCACAATTTTTGAAGGGGTGGGACAGGTCCACGCCGGCAAAAAGGACGAAGCCTGGCTCCATGAGCTGGAAGCCAAAGCCTGCCCAACCTGCGGCTCTTGTGCCGGGATGTTTACCGCCAATTCCATGAACTGTCTGACCGAGGCTCTCGGCCTGGCTTTACCGGGCAATGGCACCATTCCTGCAGTCTACTCCGAGCGTTTAGCTCTTGCTAAAGAAACCGGCCATCAGGTTATGGAGCTTTATCGTCAAGACCTTAGACCCAGAGATATTGTCACCCAAAGCACTCTGAAAAATGGAGTAGCCGTGGATATGGCCTTAGGCTGTTCCACCAATACTATCCTTCACTTGCCGGCCATCGCCAACGAAGGGGATATTGACTGGGATCTGGGCAAGGTTAATGAAGTCAGTGAAAAAACCCCCCAAATCTGTAAACTTGCCCCGGCTTCGGAAACTCCTTTGGCTGCACTCCATGAAGCAGGCGGGGTCAGTGCGGTTCTCAAACAGCTTTTGGATGCCGGATTGATTGACGGCTCCACCATGACTGTGTCCGGAGTAACTATGGCAGAACGCTTAAAGGATGCCCAAGTCGTGGACCCTGAGATCATCCGCCCCCAATCCAACCCCTTCTCCCAAAGAGGGGGATTGCGCATCCTCTTCGGCAACTTGGCTCCTGAAGGAGCGGTCATTAAACAAGGTGCGTTAAGCAGTCAGGACTTTGTCTTTGAAGGCTCAGCCAAGGTCTTCAATGGAGAGGTTCCCGCCGCCGAGGCCATCCGCAATCTGGAAATCAAAGCCGGCGACGTAGTGGTCATTCGCTATGAAGGGCCAAAAGGCGGGCCGGGTATGCGGGAGATGCTGGGGCCGACAGCGACCTTAGCGGGTATGGGCCTGGATTCCGATGTGGCTTTGCTCACAGACGGACGATTCTCAGGTGCCAGCCGCGGCCTTTCCATCGGTCATGTCTCACCGGAAGCCGCCTTGGGAGGGGACATCGCCCTCTTAAAGGATGGAGATAAAATTCGCATTGATATTGGTCAAGGCCGTCTTGAGTGGGTCGTATCTGAAGAAGAAAGAGAACAGCGCCGACAAGAATTCGCAGCTATGGCAGTTAAGCCCGATCATCTCAAGCCTGAACTACGCCAAGGCTACCTGGGACGGTATGCCTATTTCGTACAATCTGCTTCTAAAGGAGCGGCCTTACGACGAGTAAAGGAGTGA
- the thrB gene encoding homoserine kinase, with protein MVCVRIPATSANLGPGFDCLGMALSLYNVVRIEPSDAFQITLKGDYTADIPADETNLVWQSMCTLWEAIGFEIPTVSLDLENNVPPTRGMGSSSAAIVGGLVAANEYAGGVLSKQEILQIANRIEGHPDNVAPALLGGVTLAVTTETSVIARIVHSQPQFMALAIVPDFYLSTEKSRNVLPVSISRADAVYNLSRTALLVEALIHENYELLKEGMQDRLHQNQRASLVPGLGETLQVALDSGAYGSALSGSGPTILALVSSDKAEQVSQAMVDSLAAHGLTAKAYLLSVDSEGAAVI; from the coding sequence ATGGTTTGTGTCAGAATACCGGCCACCTCTGCCAACTTAGGGCCGGGCTTTGATTGTCTCGGTATGGCCCTTTCTTTATACAATGTTGTCCGGATAGAACCCAGCGATGCTTTTCAGATCACCTTAAAAGGGGATTATACTGCAGACATCCCTGCGGATGAGACCAATCTCGTTTGGCAAAGCATGTGTACTTTATGGGAGGCCATTGGCTTTGAAATACCAACGGTTTCTTTGGATTTGGAAAACAACGTCCCCCCCACCCGTGGCATGGGAAGCAGCTCCGCAGCCATCGTCGGCGGCTTGGTGGCGGCCAATGAATATGCGGGAGGAGTCTTAAGCAAACAGGAAATCCTTCAGATCGCTAATCGGATCGAAGGGCATCCTGATAATGTGGCTCCGGCACTTTTAGGGGGAGTTACCCTGGCCGTCACCACAGAGACCTCAGTCATTGCCAGGATAGTGCATTCCCAGCCTCAATTCATGGCCTTAGCCATCGTTCCGGACTTCTATCTATCCACCGAAAAAAGCCGCAATGTGCTGCCTGTCTCCATTTCCCGGGCAGATGCCGTCTATAATCTATCCCGGACAGCCCTGCTGGTGGAAGCACTGATCCATGAGAACTACGAGCTCCTTAAGGAAGGTATGCAGGATCGGCTGCACCAAAACCAGCGGGCAAGCCTCGTTCCCGGTCTTGGGGAAACCTTGCAGGTGGCACTGGATTCCGGGGCCTACGGTTCCGCTCTCAGCGGCTCCGGCCCTACCATTCTTGCCCTGGTCTCTTCCGATAAGGCTGAGCAAGTTTCTCAAGCTATGGTGGACTCCTTGGCAGCTCATGGCTTAACAGCCAAGGCCTACCTCCTTTCCGTCGACTCGGAAGGGGCTGCAGTTATTTAA
- a CDS encoding DUF2975 domain-containing protein, translating into MNSAESVSKFLITLLNITIFFLVLLAFAASSQSFLDHSTAGLDLIISTLFTFIFCGIFIFMIFKLKSILLTVKIGDPFCPNNIKSFYTIAISIFVLGAFDLIGNLNSHQGIILIGTPNFVIKATSFIYILLGCLALVLAEVFKMAYKIKGENDLTI; encoded by the coding sequence ATGAATTCCGCAGAGTCGGTATCCAAATTCCTTATAACCCTTCTTAATATAACCATTTTTTTCCTGGTTCTTTTAGCTTTTGCCGCTTCTAGTCAATCTTTCCTTGATCATTCAACTGCAGGGTTAGATCTGATCATCAGCACGCTCTTTACCTTTATCTTTTGCGGCATTTTTATTTTTATGATTTTCAAATTGAAATCAATTCTTTTAACGGTTAAGATTGGTGATCCCTTCTGTCCGAATAATATTAAAAGCTTTTACACCATAGCCATTAGCATTTTCGTATTGGGAGCATTCGATCTGATAGGCAATCTGAATTCCCATCAAGGGATTATACTTATTGGCACCCCCAATTTTGTGATCAAGGCTACTTCCTTTATCTATATACTTTTAGGCTGTCTGGCCTTAGTTTTAGCTGAGGTATTTAAAATGGCCTATAAAATAAAAGGGGAAAACGATCTAACTATATAA